In the Magnolia sinica isolate HGM2019 chromosome 15, MsV1, whole genome shotgun sequence genome, one interval contains:
- the LOC131227831 gene encoding uncharacterized protein LOC131227831: protein MEKPSVHQKKNPKPKSKEKIPVKVVYISNPMKVTVNPSKFMALVQGLTGQDSDPADMAKFLENDGVDDLMRIPEPATDTMDDDSGTTVRPIATVDPDQESLMSDSSPFDLYDDVFTTQMLENFTGSVGFFRTLGEE, encoded by the coding sequence ATGGAGAAACCAAGTGTTCAtcaaaagaaaaaccctaaacccaaatcaAAGGAAAAAATACCAGTGAAGGTTGTCTACATCTCAAACCCCATGAAGGTGACGGTTAATCCCTCGAAGTTTATGGCCCTGGTGCAAGGGCTCACTGGTCAGGACTCCGATCCTGCCGACATGGCGAAATTCTTGGAGAATGATGGGGTCGATGACCTAATGAGGATCCCGGAGCCCGCCACCGACACTATGGATGATGATTCTGGCACCACCGTAAGGCCGATCGCCACCGTCGATCCTGATCAAGAATCACTGATGAGCGACTCTTCTCCGTTTGATCTCTACGATGATGTCTTCACCACGCAGATGCTAGAGAACTTCACCGGGAGCGTCGGTTTCTTCAGGACCCTCGGTGAGGAGTGA